One genomic segment of Paraburkholderia hospita includes these proteins:
- a CDS encoding MFS transporter yields MKRSIFWLMAGAAGVVVANNYYNQPLLAEFALAFHTSERQAGTVSVAAQTGYALGLLLFVPLGDKLERRSMLRTLLCIASVALAAIALSPTLNWLVAASFLTGLVSVAPQLLTPFAAQLAGPQQRGQAVGIVMFGLLCGILVSRTISGSIAQHFGWRVVYWVAAAAMLVTAAVLSRTLPSAQPTYTGTYRRLMGSLWTLIREEALIRQTSAIAALQFAAFSAFWATLAFHLHAMDAHYGSEVAGLFGLVGVVGASASTGAGKLIDTRNPRHVVLASGAIFVVAFAILAATGNTIAGLVAGVIVLDLGLQSGHVANMARNMSIKSDAMSRINTLYMTIRFAGGALGSSLGIWAWSVWQWPGVCTVGLALGCVSVMIQVRPQMAGEAQRE; encoded by the coding sequence ATGAAACGTTCGATCTTCTGGCTCATGGCGGGCGCGGCGGGTGTCGTGGTCGCGAACAACTACTACAACCAGCCTTTACTGGCCGAGTTCGCGCTGGCGTTTCACACCAGCGAAAGGCAGGCGGGAACCGTATCCGTCGCCGCGCAAACGGGCTATGCGCTCGGACTGCTGCTGTTCGTGCCGCTCGGCGATAAGCTCGAACGCCGTTCGATGCTGCGCACGCTATTGTGCATCGCCAGCGTGGCGCTCGCCGCGATCGCGCTGTCGCCGACGTTGAACTGGCTCGTCGCGGCCAGTTTCCTGACCGGACTCGTCAGTGTCGCGCCGCAGTTGCTCACGCCGTTCGCGGCACAACTTGCCGGGCCACAGCAACGCGGCCAGGCGGTCGGCATCGTGATGTTCGGCTTGCTGTGCGGCATCCTCGTGTCGCGTACGATATCCGGATCGATTGCGCAGCATTTCGGCTGGCGCGTCGTCTATTGGGTCGCCGCGGCGGCGATGCTCGTCACGGCCGCCGTGCTGTCGCGAACGCTGCCGAGCGCGCAGCCCACGTACACGGGCACGTATCGGCGGCTGATGGGTTCGCTGTGGACGCTGATTCGCGAAGAGGCGCTGATTCGCCAGACCTCGGCGATCGCCGCACTTCAATTCGCCGCGTTCAGCGCGTTCTGGGCCACGCTGGCGTTTCATCTGCACGCGATGGACGCGCACTACGGCAGCGAGGTCGCGGGCCTGTTCGGCCTGGTCGGCGTGGTCGGCGCATCGGCTTCGACGGGGGCGGGCAAGCTGATCGACACGCGCAACCCGCGTCACGTCGTGCTGGCAAGCGGCGCCATCTTCGTCGTGGCCTTTGCGATTCTCGCGGCGACGGGCAACACGATTGCAGGCCTCGTCGCCGGTGTGATCGTTCTCGATCTGGGATTGCAGAGCGGGCATGTCGCGAACATGGCGCGCAATATGAGCATCAAGAGCGACGCGATGAGCCGCATCAACACGCTCTACATGACGATCCGCTTTGCGGGCGGCGCGCTCGGGTCGTCGTTGGGCATCTGGGCGTGGAGCGTATGGCAATGGCCCGGCGTGTGCACGGTCGGACTCGCGCTCGGGTGCGTGTCGGTGATGATTCAGGTGCGCCCGCAGATGGCGGGTGAAGCGCAGCGGGAATGA
- a CDS encoding LysR family transcriptional regulator → MDRFEAMSVYVRVVDAGSLSAAARAIPMSLTSVSRHISALEAQFGAQLLRRTTRNLAMTDEGRILYDRAKAILGEVDELGSALSAGRGKLSGRLRIAAPNLLGRLVVAPLLPRFLAMHPELAVDLMLVDRAVNLVEEGLHVAVRVGRLPDSSLVARKLDDIQMVVCAAPSYLAQRGTPRKLDDLRKHDCLVFSDAPGPVEWRFQSGTTRTRIGVTGRLWMNSLDALVSAAIEGAGIVRAPAWQVEAHIERGRLQPVLDKFAPPATPVHVVFERAKLSSPKIRTFVDYLVDQWGRA, encoded by the coding sequence ATGGACCGCTTTGAAGCAATGAGCGTCTACGTGCGGGTCGTGGACGCGGGAAGCCTGTCGGCCGCCGCGCGCGCGATTCCGATGTCGTTGACCTCGGTCAGCAGGCACATCTCGGCGCTCGAAGCGCAGTTTGGCGCGCAATTGCTTCGGCGCACCACGCGCAACCTCGCGATGACGGACGAAGGGCGCATTCTCTACGACCGCGCGAAGGCGATTCTCGGCGAAGTGGACGAGCTTGGCAGCGCGTTGTCGGCGGGACGCGGGAAGTTGTCGGGACGGCTGCGGATCGCCGCGCCGAATCTGCTTGGCCGGCTCGTCGTCGCGCCGCTATTGCCGCGCTTTCTCGCGATGCATCCCGAGTTGGCCGTCGATCTGATGCTCGTCGACCGCGCCGTCAATCTGGTGGAGGAGGGGCTGCATGTCGCCGTGCGCGTTGGCCGGCTGCCGGATTCGAGTCTCGTTGCGCGCAAGCTCGATGACATCCAGATGGTGGTGTGCGCGGCGCCTTCGTATCTCGCGCAGCGCGGCACGCCTCGCAAGCTCGACGATTTGCGCAAGCACGATTGCCTCGTTTTCTCGGATGCGCCGGGACCGGTCGAGTGGCGCTTCCAGTCGGGCACGACGCGCACGCGCATCGGCGTGACGGGCCGTCTGTGGATGAATAGCCTCGATGCGCTGGTGTCGGCGGCGATCGAGGGCGCGGGCATCGTGCGCGCGCCCGCGTGGCAGGTGGAGGCGCATATCGAGCGAGGCCGCTTGCAGCCCGTGCTCGACAAGTTTGCGCCGCCTGCTACGCCCGTGCATGTGGTGTTCGAGCGCGCGAAGCTGTCGTCGCCGAAGATCAGGACATTCGTCGACTATCTCGTCGATCAATGGGGCCGCGCGTGA